The following are encoded together in the candidate division WOR-3 bacterium genome:
- a CDS encoding tetratricopeptide repeat protein — protein sequence MFEIFAGKDPQKAYQRAQEYIKEGKLNSAIKVLEDNLTETEEAFPLYLELARLYFENQQRAEAVETLRTAQVVAPSRTDEIIGLLSDYFFRYTSIDAGDFLLQLYVSQEEYDELFKVLRAFNEREVKLLINRYEKLKQGIATKKIFSKRDFENLIIYGTIIFTFQDGRTALENIDFLLNTEGFQKQILGWARAIARERFNDPYAALLLLKSLVYSGNAPEALSQAQRIYEKFPDFIDPLLDTLITVHPPPDLENSFNQFVTELYVKKGDLDASLARLEELLKKDPSKIDDVIKTLRELQRMNPQNLKVLFSLADNLLNAGRISLAITEFDKILEIDAEQYSTVMQRYEKAFEKEPNNPLVIQGLVNFYLKQKMIDEAIKVIDRAYKIDRGLIDEYIQNLNSILEQMPENFYGLYLLGLCYSHKGEDENASIIFETLLENEKYDLVNQALDEILKTKPSDPVYLVLKAKALINLNKDDEAFALIKPHIDEENITNFISILDAILNHKPALAKDIIKIYNDYREREPILFDIAIARGYAYSGENEKAIKKFEELLANDETKDTTKRALLEVIKERPKAVPLLLTAARIFLKDGEIEIATQFFKTAQMVDPKAFFEIIDEFYDTLKAFPKDREVWVLLIDTFFNRKLYDRVIEEAKKGIEVFGNQAQYFNLRLGQALVESGNLSDSVRPLMLALDGDTDYSNEVISYLDKILAVDKSNVPAHFARGRALARAKRIDEAVEEYLLTARIVPARAEYVLDELKTISTKSIANPKVIFAMGAIEINLKKYSEGIKHLVQSCELDNNLVSRVLPLLEKLNTQLPSPLLSFNLARVYYLANLKSSAIKFFIDAQEKEPAFREPAISEMKRICNEEPQDIEARKGLAQIYLNYNNLEDALYTTEEVFQIDKNEIRWVKDFVMQILSKNPSHIPSYHFLGKLFINEGNFVNAIEVFKKLLDFAPQETPNIIETLKQEYEKSPELTYFTGVLYKEIGEVNRTIALFKKLFDTDPDFADNIIIQIKEILLKNEKIGPAYLLLSEIYTYKKDYEHALESLKTVEKLIPQRREEILLKQGQLYFEKGEVNKTLEIYTRLLQETKDRNLVYKTIRKVRDEYFNKKLKEIPKETDEARLLRANVYLLMDKVKDAEKEIQSLGSDKINTRDYIMLRARILLKKNQPIDALETLRKLPVDKDTAMLYADIYESLGSYSAAAGVLKLLNDDSLKPRIERYERLAQERRLGRGRYFIEGRI from the coding sequence ATGTTTGAGATATTTGCTGGAAAGGATCCCCAAAAGGCGTATCAGCGTGCTCAGGAATATATCAAAGAAGGTAAGTTAAATTCTGCAATCAAGGTTCTTGAGGATAATTTAACCGAAACCGAAGAAGCATTTCCTTTATATTTAGAACTTGCCCGTTTATATTTTGAAAATCAACAAAGGGCTGAGGCAGTGGAAACACTCAGAACTGCCCAGGTGGTAGCACCTTCCCGAACTGATGAAATCATAGGATTGCTTTCCGATTATTTTTTCCGATATACATCAATAGATGCAGGCGATTTTTTACTGCAATTGTATGTGAGTCAGGAAGAATACGATGAGTTGTTCAAGGTCTTAAGGGCATTCAATGAGCGAGAGGTAAAATTACTCATAAATCGTTATGAGAAATTAAAACAGGGAATAGCGACAAAAAAGATATTTTCAAAAAGGGATTTTGAAAATCTCATTATATACGGCACAATAATCTTCACATTTCAGGACGGCAGGACTGCACTTGAGAATATTGATTTCCTTCTGAACACAGAAGGATTTCAAAAGCAGATTCTGGGATGGGCGCGGGCAATTGCGCGTGAGCGGTTTAATGATCCCTATGCCGCACTACTATTACTTAAAAGTTTAGTATATTCGGGCAACGCACCAGAGGCATTGAGCCAGGCGCAAAGGATCTATGAAAAATTTCCAGATTTTATTGACCCGTTACTTGATACCCTTATTACCGTCCATCCACCACCCGACTTAGAAAATAGTTTCAATCAATTTGTCACCGAACTCTATGTAAAAAAAGGCGACCTTGATGCCTCCCTGGCAAGGCTTGAAGAATTATTAAAAAAAGACCCATCAAAGATTGATGATGTAATAAAAACGCTCCGTGAGTTACAGCGTATGAATCCCCAGAATTTAAAGGTACTATTCAGCCTTGCTGATAATCTTCTCAATGCAGGAAGAATTTCTCTGGCAATCACGGAATTTGATAAAATTCTTGAAATTGACGCTGAACAATATTCCACAGTAATGCAAAGATATGAGAAGGCATTTGAAAAAGAACCTAACAATCCACTTGTAATACAGGGATTGGTCAATTTCTATTTGAAACAAAAAATGATTGATGAGGCAATAAAGGTGATTGATCGGGCATATAAAATTGACCGTGGCCTCATAGATGAATATATCCAGAATCTGAATTCTATACTGGAACAGATGCCCGAAAACTTTTATGGGCTCTACCTGTTAGGATTATGTTATAGCCACAAAGGTGAGGATGAGAATGCCTCAATCATATTTGAAACCCTTCTTGAAAATGAAAAATACGACCTGGTAAATCAGGCATTGGACGAGATTTTGAAAACTAAACCGTCTGATCCAGTCTATCTCGTACTCAAGGCAAAGGCGCTTATTAATCTGAACAAAGATGATGAGGCATTTGCATTGATCAAACCCCACATTGATGAAGAAAATATAACAAATTTTATCTCAATACTTGATGCGATATTGAACCATAAACCAGCATTGGCAAAGGATATAATAAAAATATACAATGACTATCGTGAGCGTGAACCTATTTTATTTGATATTGCAATTGCCCGTGGTTATGCCTACTCAGGTGAAAATGAGAAGGCAATTAAAAAATTTGAAGAACTTCTTGCCAATGACGAAACCAAAGACACAACAAAACGCGCACTGCTTGAAGTAATAAAAGAAAGACCGAAGGCAGTTCCATTACTTCTTACTGCGGCAAGAATATTTTTGAAAGATGGAGAGATTGAAATTGCAACCCAATTCTTTAAAACCGCTCAAATGGTCGATCCCAAGGCATTCTTTGAAATTATAGATGAATTTTATGATACATTGAAGGCATTTCCAAAAGATCGAGAGGTCTGGGTATTATTAATTGACACATTCTTTAATCGTAAACTCTACGACCGGGTTATTGAAGAAGCAAAAAAGGGTATAGAAGTCTTCGGTAACCAGGCACAGTATTTCAACCTCAGGTTAGGACAGGCACTCGTTGAAAGTGGCAATCTAAGCGATAGTGTAAGGCCTTTAATGCTTGCCCTTGATGGTGATACAGATTATTCAAATGAGGTCATTAGTTATCTTGATAAGATTCTTGCCGTGGATAAAAGCAATGTCCCTGCGCATTTTGCCCGGGGTAGGGCGCTGGCAAGGGCAAAACGGATTGATGAGGCAGTTGAAGAATATCTTTTGACGGCACGAATCGTGCCCGCGAGGGCTGAATATGTTTTGGATGAATTGAAGACAATTTCTACAAAATCCATTGCCAATCCCAAGGTGATATTTGCTATGGGGGCGATTGAAATAAATTTAAAGAAATATTCTGAAGGCATAAAACATCTTGTGCAATCCTGTGAACTGGACAATAACCTTGTTTCCCGGGTTTTGCCTTTACTTGAAAAATTAAACACCCAATTGCCGTCTCCTTTGTTGTCATTCAATCTGGCAAGGGTTTATTATCTGGCAAATTTGAAATCATCAGCAATAAAGTTTTTCATAGATGCCCAGGAAAAAGAGCCTGCTTTCCGTGAACCTGCAATATCCGAAATGAAAAGAATATGTAATGAGGAACCCCAGGATATTGAAGCGAGGAAAGGACTGGCACAAATTTATCTTAATTATAATAATCTTGAAGATGCCCTTTACACAACTGAAGAGGTATTTCAAATCGATAAAAATGAAATACGCTGGGTCAAAGATTTCGTAATGCAGATTCTCTCAAAAAATCCAAGCCATATTCCTTCATACCATTTTTTAGGGAAATTATTTATAAATGAAGGGAACTTTGTCAATGCAATTGAGGTCTTTAAAAAACTTTTAGATTTTGCACCCCAGGAAACTCCTAATATCATTGAGACCTTGAAACAAGAGTATGAAAAATCCCCGGAGTTGACCTATTTTACTGGTGTGTTATATAAAGAAATTGGCGAGGTAAATCGCACGATTGCATTATTCAAAAAATTATTTGATACTGACCCGGATTTTGCCGACAATATTATCATTCAAATAAAAGAAATTTTATTGAAAAACGAAAAGATTGGTCCCGCCTACTTACTTTTGAGTGAAATTTATACATATAAAAAGGATTATGAACATGCGCTTGAATCTCTCAAAACAGTAGAAAAATTAATACCGCAAAGAAGAGAAGAAATTTTATTAAAACAAGGACAGTTATATTTTGAAAAAGGAGAGGTAAATAAAACGCTTGAAATATATACCAGACTTTTGCAGGAAACAAAAGACCGTAATCTGGTATATAAAACGATTAGAAAAGTAAGGGATGAATATTTTAATAAAAAGTTAAAAGAAATACCTAAAGAGACTGACGAAGCGCGGTTATTAAGGGCAAATGTCTATCTTTTAATGGATAAAGTTAAAGATGCAGAAAAAGAGATACAATCACTTGGCAGCGATAAAATAAACACACGCGATTATATAATGCTGAGGGCAAGAATTTTATTAAAAAAGAATCAGCCCATTGATGCCCTTGAAACATTGAGAAAATTACCGGTTGATAAAGATACCGCTATGCTCTATGCAGATATTTATGAATCGCTTGGTTCTTATTCAGCAGCAGCGGGGGTTCTGAAATTACTTAATGATGATTCACTCAAGCCAAGGATTGAGCGATACGAAAGGCTTGCCCAGGAAAGGCGTTTGGGCAGGGGAAGATATTTTATTGAAGGGAGGATTTAA
- a CDS encoding LysM peptidoglycan-binding domain-containing protein — translation MKRLALLLVFVSIFAQETTHTVKPGDTLWDIAGFYYQNPFLWPYIWRANLTKIEDPHWIYPDQVFVIPPSPEESLGMVPAPETPTEVAPEVVPETYTYIPAPSKKTAEIVSMVKPEERIFSEDLIHRAGFILTEELPYWGKITGTEPSGEVNISAYKTIYIDRSADVKKGDILTIYRPGKNINHPKTGAFLGKEIIVLGRAEVEEVGQGGSRCKVIDSYDIIRKGDFLTPYQPQLAPENVTLVPATQTLEGYVVEVKTYHTYSTPPHIFVYLDFGENSGVAVGDIFDIYQERVVGGKKMPDFTVAKVQVVSIFERACVGLLRWEEKIPVIKRGEKCRLVMEAR, via the coding sequence ATGAAGCGATTGGCTTTGCTTCTGGTCTTTGTCTCCATATTTGCCCAGGAGACAACCCATACGGTAAAACCCGGTGATACACTCTGGGATATTGCTGGGTTTTACTATCAAAATCCGTTCTTATGGCCCTATATATGGCGGGCAAATCTCACCAAGATTGAAGATCCACACTGGATATATCCTGATCAGGTCTTTGTCATTCCACCCTCTCCTGAAGAATCATTAGGGATGGTTCCCGCGCCCGAAACACCAACCGAGGTTGCACCCGAGGTAGTGCCTGAAACATATACATATATTCCAGCACCAAGTAAGAAAACCGCGGAGATTGTCTCAATGGTGAAGCCCGAGGAAAGAATATTTAGTGAAGACCTCATTCACCGTGCAGGTTTTATATTGACTGAAGAACTACCTTACTGGGGTAAGATAACGGGAACCGAGCCTTCAGGCGAGGTTAATATCTCAGCATATAAAACAATTTACATTGACCGTTCAGCAGATGTGAAAAAGGGCGACATCCTCACAATTTACCGTCCAGGCAAAAACATTAACCATCCAAAGACAGGTGCATTTTTAGGTAAAGAGATTATCGTTTTGGGAAGGGCAGAAGTTGAGGAGGTCGGGCAAGGAGGTTCAAGGTGCAAGGTGATCGATTCCTATGACATCATTAGAAAAGGTGATTTCTTAACACCTTATCAACCCCAGCTTGCTCCAGAGAATGTCACGCTTGTGCCTGCCACTCAAACACTTGAAGGTTATGTCGTAGAGGTGAAGACATATCACACATACTCAACCCCACCCCATATTTTTGTATATCTTGATTTCGGTGAGAATTCGGGTGTTGCAGTAGGTGATATTTTTGATATCTATCAGGAAAGGGTTGTTGGCGGAAAGAAAATGCCCGATTTCACAGTCGCCAAAGTTCAGGTGGTTAGCATCTTTGAAAGGGCATGTGTAGGCCTTCTCAGATGGGAAGAAAAAATACCCGTGATAAAACGCGGTGAGAAATGTCGTCTGGTTATGGAGGCACGATGA
- a CDS encoding cyclic nucleotide-binding domain-containing protein: MKEKEALSQVYLFRELTPSEMDILISISKEKRVKKNEVIFKEGDIGDAFYLIVSGSVRISTIVPGVGEEALTILREGEYFGEMALIDDAPRSASAIANDDTILLVIGKDDFRRLLAKDTGIAYKLLWVFTRTLSARLRKTDEQLKSIFSIAKTF, from the coding sequence ATGAAAGAGAAGGAGGCATTAAGCCAGGTCTACCTTTTCCGGGAATTGACCCCGAGTGAAATGGATATACTTATTTCTATCTCAAAAGAAAAGCGGGTAAAGAAAAATGAAGTGATCTTCAAAGAAGGAGACATTGGTGATGCCTTTTATTTGATTGTCTCGGGTAGTGTCAGGATTTCTACAATTGTTCCCGGTGTAGGTGAAGAGGCATTGACGATACTGCGCGAAGGAGAATATTTTGGTGAAATGGCTTTGATTGATGATGCCCCGCGTTCCGCATCAGCGATTGCCAATGATGATACAATTCTATTGGTAATTGGAAAAGACGATTTTCGCAGACTCCTTGCCAAGGATACAGGCATTGCATATAAACTTCTTTGGGTTTTTACCCGCACCCTTTCAGCACGGTTGAGGAAAACTGACGAACAGTTAAAAAGTATCTTTTCTATAGCGAAGACTTTTTAA